In one window of Pieris brassicae chromosome 10, ilPieBrab1.1, whole genome shotgun sequence DNA:
- the LOC123714829 gene encoding uncharacterized protein LOC123714829 gives MNRSTSCSDISLDSLEENFKNKSILKEKSYEEQVETILVPFYENDVLIRVPKLSKERKCNQKNRGQKNSKFKKEPEPQSYLINKNIQNNKKCSYLDIFRKQFVPNSLGKKKQTEEIRSISPQVGDTETGSLDDEGNNNESEFYNTEAYNDVYYEQLINQDMEYYLDQSLEELQLSQDLEIKLEDDDNNLKSVSEVTQPRRERRRGVQPLHNMKLGGLGPDMENIRPRLERARSLQRYSEKVRMENRLRIYKKAVEEDKETLKRQASAKNSQSARNRSAEEKNTYLINKNMKEKSSLIKKIYHGKSKSASVQISKTRENKPPNETNDKREQIPKKSTKNLHIKKNENCGGKVRIKSIKIDKGTDTDDKQYRNEKTRPMEINFLVNIDAGLRPSSALRNLEEKHRQYQEKVKTFCTDYRND, from the coding sequence ATGAATAGGTCTACTTCTTGTAGTGATATCTCTTTAGATAGTTtagaagaaaattttaaaaataaatcaatacttAAGGAGAAATCGTATGAGGAGCAGGTGGAAACAATACTTGTCCCCTTTTATGAAAATGATGTCCTCATAAGAGTGCCCAAGTTATCAAAAGAAAGGAAATGCAATCAGAAAAACCGAGGTCAGAAAAACAGCAAGTTTAAAAAGGAACCCGAACCGCAGAGCTATTTgatcaacaaaaatatacagaacaataaaaaatgcagTTACTTAGACATATTTCGCAAGCAATTCGTGCCAAATTCACTGGGCAAAAAGAAACAGACTGAAGAAATACGTTCTATATCGCCTCAAGTTGGTGATACTGAAACAGGAAGCCTGGATGATGAAGGAAATAATAACGAATCAGAATTTTATAACACAGAGGCATATAATGATGTTTATTATGAACAACTTATCAACCAAGATATGGAATATTATTTAGATCAGTCATTAGAAGAACTGCAACTTTCTCAAGATCTAGAAATTAAGTTGGAAGATGATGATAATAATCTTAAAAGCGTATCTGAAGTGACGCAACCACGTCGAGAACGAAGACGAGGAGTTCAGCCTCTGCACAATATGAAACTTGGAGGTTTGGGTCCAGATATGGAAAACATCAGACCAAGATTAGAAAGAGCTAGAAGTTTACAACGATACTCAGAAAAAGTAAGGATGGAAAACCGTcttagaatttataaaaaagctgtTGAAGAGGATAAAGAGACCCTGAAACGGCAAGCTTCAGCCAAAAATTCTCAATCTGCTAGAAATAGAAGTGCAGAAGAGAAAAACACTTatctgataaataaaaatatgaaagaaaaatcatcattaataaaaaagatttaccACGGCAAATCTAAATCGGCAAGTGTGCAAATCTCAAAAACAAGGGAAAACAAACCACCAAACGAGACAAATGATAAACGGGAACAAATACCAAAAAAATCGACAAAGAAtttgcatattaaaaaaaatgaaaattgtgGTGGAAAGGTAcgaattaaaagtattaaaatagacAAAGGTACGGACACTGATGATAAACAATATCGAAATGAAAAGACGAGGCCCATGGAAATTAATTTCCTTGTTAATATAGATGCGGGTTTAAGACCATCTAGCGCTTTGCGAAATTTGGAAGAAAAACATAGACAATATCAAGAGAAAGTAAAAACGTTTTGTACGGATTATAGAAACGATTAA